In one Leptospiraceae bacterium genomic region, the following are encoded:
- a CDS encoding cold-shock protein produces the protein MQQGIVKWFNESKGYGFIQKENGGDIFVHHSGILSDGFRTLREGAQVEFNIEDTQKGPRAVSVRTIG, from the coding sequence ATGCAACAGGGCATAGTTAAATGGTTTAATGAGAGTAAAGGTTATGGTTTTATCCAAAAAGAAAATGGTGGCGATATTTTCGTACATCATTCCGGTATCCTCAGCGATGGTTTCCGTACTCTAAGAGAAGGTGCTCAAGTAGAATTCAATATTGAAGACACTCAAAAAGGGCCTCGTGCCGTTTCTGTTAGAACTATAGGCTAA
- a CDS encoding hydroxyacylglutathione hydrolase → MQILQIYTHSNLRNFSYILFEEQSREAICIDPFYADQIRKNLEARNLHLKFIINTHEHQDHVCGNEDLLFLYKGVEVLAHPNAKDKVPGFTTGLKAGDSLNLGDKDKALEVLDTPGHTFSHLCLLYKEKGVAKGLFSGDTLFNAGVGNCRNGGKPEVLFETVYKHFYKLQNEVVLYPGHDYLENNLAFSLFIEPDNETVLQLQNEIKALKKDFEFLQLNMEMERKINTFLRCDRPSDFMKFNLEKAFRGIKTDEAKGLFLALRKLRDVW, encoded by the coding sequence ATGCAAATATTACAGATTTATACCCATAGCAATTTGAGAAATTTCTCTTATATCCTTTTTGAAGAACAAAGTCGAGAAGCAATTTGTATAGATCCCTTTTATGCAGATCAAATCCGGAAAAACTTAGAGGCAAGAAACTTACACTTAAAGTTTATTATAAACACCCATGAACACCAGGATCATGTCTGCGGAAACGAAGATTTATTATTCTTATATAAGGGCGTGGAAGTTCTGGCCCATCCCAATGCAAAGGATAAGGTTCCGGGTTTTACCACCGGCCTCAAGGCGGGTGATAGCCTGAACTTAGGAGATAAGGATAAGGCTCTGGAAGTTCTGGATACACCCGGTCACACATTTTCTCATCTCTGTCTGTTGTATAAAGAAAAGGGTGTAGCTAAGGGACTCTTCTCGGGAGATACTTTATTTAATGCAGGTGTGGGAAACTGTAGGAATGGAGGAAAACCGGAGGTACTTTTTGAAACGGTATATAAGCATTTCTACAAATTGCAAAATGAAGTTGTACTGTATCCGGGACACGATTACCTGGAGAATAATCTTGCTTTTTCTTTATTTATAGAACCGGATAATGAAACAGTTCTACAGCTTCAGAATGAAATAAAAGCTCTAAAGAAAGATTTTGAGTTCTTACAGTTGAATATGGAAATGGAAAGGAAAATTAATACCTTCCTGCGTTGTGACAGACCTTCTGATTTCATGAAGTTCAACCTTGAAAAAGCTTTTCGTGGAATTAAAACAGATGAAGCGAAGGGTCTTTTCTTAGCTCTTCGAAAACTTAGAGATGTATGGTGA
- a CDS encoding septal ring lytic transglycosylase RlpA family protein, which translates to MRHFLGLFGIIAIISCSTTRANQTQSLPEKETEQVTNRETAPAEPVKDETKSTTTSTPEEKKTEEASVPTNNSGKEAAKVEEINTTEKNYDEIGLSSWYGKQFQGKLTASGETYDNQKLTAAHRTLPFGSLVKVTNLENKKETTVKIIDRGPFAEGRVIDVSEKAAEELAFKENGVTRVGIKMVKGGDSEIGSEDELDDFLKDDLDDEDDDILEDAGGEEKSTKKATSETKEQPSTKEEPATKEEPKKESVKKEEPKKEEPKAISNEKPSGYTVQLGIFKEEQNALRFKSLEKRLGKKLFIYKRKEGLCVQIGDFANRKDALNFQKEVRKTGAKSFVPKQKVQ; encoded by the coding sequence ATGAGACATTTTTTAGGACTATTCGGAATCATCGCAATAATTTCCTGTAGTACCACAAGGGCCAATCAAACCCAGAGCTTGCCCGAAAAAGAAACCGAGCAGGTTACAAATAGAGAAACAGCACCGGCAGAACCTGTTAAAGACGAAACCAAATCCACTACTACAAGTACTCCGGAAGAAAAAAAGACTGAGGAAGCATCTGTACCGACAAATAATAGCGGAAAAGAAGCAGCTAAAGTAGAAGAAATCAATACAACTGAAAAAAATTACGATGAAATAGGACTTTCTTCCTGGTACGGAAAGCAATTCCAGGGGAAATTAACCGCCAGTGGTGAAACCTATGATAACCAGAAGCTGACAGCAGCACACAGAACCCTTCCTTTTGGTTCCTTGGTAAAAGTAACCAATCTTGAAAATAAAAAAGAAACTACTGTTAAAATTATAGATCGCGGACCTTTTGCTGAAGGAAGAGTAATTGATGTTTCTGAAAAAGCCGCAGAAGAATTGGCATTCAAAGAAAATGGAGTTACCCGCGTTGGAATCAAAATGGTGAAAGGTGGAGATAGCGAAATTGGTTCTGAAGATGAATTAGATGACTTCCTGAAAGACGATCTGGATGATGAAGATGATGATATTCTGGAAGATGCCGGTGGAGAAGAGAAATCCACAAAAAAAGCAACTTCCGAAACGAAAGAACAGCCATCTACAAAAGAAGAACCAGCTACCAAAGAAGAACCTAAAAAAGAATCGGTAAAAAAAGAAGAGCCTAAAAAAGAAGAACCCAAAGCTATATCGAATGAAAAACCTTCAGGCTATACAGTTCAATTAGGAATTTTTAAAGAAGAACAGAATGCTCTCCGTTTCAAATCTTTAGAAAAACGATTGGGCAAAAAACTTTTTATCTACAAAAGAAAAGAAGGTCTCTGTGTTCAAATAGGGGATTTTGCAAATCGTAAAGATGCACTTAACTTTCAAAAAGAAGTAAGAAAGACCGGTGCAAAAAGTTTTGTTCCCAAACAAAAAGTTCAGTAA
- a CDS encoding SpoIIE family protein phosphatase, producing the protein MEVILVVEDEEEIRENIAEMLEDEGYKILQAENGQLAWEMMQKETVDFVICDIMMPVMDGYELLNKIRAEKSTVTLPFLFLSAKSTREDVRKGMNLNADDYITKPFKKKELLESIKAKLLFGKDKERYLSERMEIIKNKLETKDFQKRFLQTILSLSPEAIFIFDDTLKDVIYYNQMFIELFQDELNHSFHDRILISQDIYLKLRLNEVATFFKNNESAMLHEYEIQYAGKDFTLKLIPLPIIEVPDTEQFLCVMYDISLRKKQEATIEQFCERVDYEMELARKTQEKLIEDKFPQSPHLKIYANCRSMEKIGGDFLSYKKINEHYINIFMGDVSGHGISSAMVSAMAIAIFKNLDLDPKEPAKCLQTIHSSVRPFVSEHFISSIFLHLDLEKKRLSYVSAGHPPFVKIRNGNLEVIRTEGDLLILHEKPRFIEKSIELQKGDKLIFFSDGYFESMNYQQEILGYEGFIQILSRYKNLSIEQLTESVFKELEVFSSGILTDDRTLLIIEAL; encoded by the coding sequence ATGGAAGTAATTTTGGTAGTTGAAGATGAAGAGGAAATTCGAGAAAACATAGCAGAAATGTTGGAAGATGAGGGTTACAAAATTCTACAAGCAGAGAACGGTCAGCTTGCCTGGGAGATGATGCAAAAAGAAACGGTAGATTTTGTGATCTGTGATATCATGATGCCTGTAATGGATGGCTATGAACTTTTAAATAAAATTCGTGCCGAAAAAAGTACGGTAACACTACCTTTTTTATTTCTTTCTGCAAAATCAACTCGTGAAGATGTTAGAAAGGGAATGAATCTAAATGCAGATGACTATATTACAAAACCCTTTAAGAAAAAGGAATTGTTAGAATCAATTAAAGCCAAATTATTATTTGGAAAAGATAAAGAACGTTACCTTTCTGAAAGAATGGAAATCATAAAAAATAAATTAGAGACGAAAGACTTTCAAAAACGATTTCTTCAAACAATTCTTTCTTTATCTCCGGAAGCAATTTTTATTTTTGATGATACGCTAAAAGATGTAATATACTATAACCAGATGTTTATTGAGTTATTTCAGGATGAGCTAAATCATTCATTCCATGATCGTATTTTAATATCCCAGGATATATATTTAAAGCTCAGATTAAACGAAGTAGCGACTTTTTTCAAAAATAATGAGTCAGCAATGCTTCATGAATATGAAATACAATATGCAGGAAAAGATTTCACTTTAAAACTAATCCCTTTACCGATTATAGAAGTTCCGGATACAGAACAATTCTTATGTGTCATGTATGATATAAGCCTGAGAAAAAAGCAGGAAGCTACCATTGAACAATTCTGCGAAAGAGTTGATTATGAAATGGAACTCGCAAGAAAAACACAGGAAAAATTGATTGAAGATAAATTCCCTCAAAGTCCGCATTTGAAAATTTATGCAAATTGTCGTTCTATGGAAAAGATAGGAGGAGATTTTTTAAGTTATAAAAAAATCAATGAACATTATATAAATATCTTTATGGGAGATGTATCCGGCCACGGAATCTCATCTGCCATGGTATCGGCTATGGCAATTGCTATTTTTAAAAACTTAGACTTAGACCCCAAAGAGCCTGCAAAATGCTTACAAACCATTCATTCTTCGGTTAGACCATTTGTTAGTGAGCATTTTATCAGTTCTATTTTCTTGCATTTGGATTTAGAAAAAAAGAGGCTGAGCTATGTAAGTGCCGGGCATCCTCCCTTTGTTAAAATTCGGAACGGAAATTTGGAAGTAATCCGAACTGAAGGGGATCTGTTAATTCTTCATGAAAAACCAAGATTTATAGAAAAGAGTATAGAACTGCAAAAGGGGGATAAGCTAATCTTTTTTTCAGATGGATATTTCGAGAGTATGAATTACCAGCAGGAAATTTTAGGTTATGAGGGTTTTATACAAATCTTATCTCGTTACAAAAATTTATCCATTGAGCAATTAACAGAATCCGTCTTCAAAGAATTGGAAGTATTCTCTTCCGGAATCTTAACTGACGACAGAACCCTTCTGATTATAGAAGCTTTGTGA
- a CDS encoding PAS domain S-box protein, producing MEPDEFRQLLEQKEGEIHRLKKLNETLLAFSTFSISLHTNFTYKLVNTSFLQCFFSVSKTYRDLNVFSNVYPDDLPSFKYLLNKLMNENVSIEQLSIRMVTEEGSIKWVNWEFRPVQNEKGELNEIFGLGFEFSESAELQKELVRNNLRMDALIRSIDNIVFEIDNQYQFLNVWKSKNSGLFSNIGEFSGKKIQEIWPEDFYELLKPSVEQALLGESPNIVRYKDDKEEAWYDIRIIPIVSYFTNPNTALITIRDVTEKVRIEKKFEEEKILKEAILANSENAYYVIDELLNIIKVNSQANNLKEALQIIKSKIPSITTKQKWEEELLIKTIDYPEGKFFQLISVPLQRKSKKKIAWLCTLVDIHKRKLYEKTIVDLNEELEKKILERSLELQTKNEQLENEIIERKKAVLELESAYRNVSSYHTAIEKSSIVFYTNDRGEISYVNDKLCHTFGFNREDLIGKTPSLFKSGVHSKEFFTNLWDTIKKGKVWKGEICNKAKSGTLSWLDATIIPFLDDNYRAFQYLSICFDITEQKEAEKKLKDALRKEKELNELKTSFVNTASHQFKTPLTTIQSSIEILTDKIPFIHDEEIEEKFNKHFARINSSIERIVSLLNDVLILGRIEAGRMPFKPEKVYLTVLLEKILEENFLDMEDKRKAKLIIKNKEREVFIDISNMRNALINLIANAFKYSKDCPPPEILLKFKSSGILIKIRDYGIGIPDTEKDKIFTTFYRASNTGGINGTGLGLVIAKQLIENHRGTLSFRSNRQKGTTFIIKLGENVYGSNFGS from the coding sequence ATGGAACCCGATGAGTTCAGACAATTACTTGAGCAAAAGGAAGGAGAGATTCATCGCCTAAAAAAGCTAAACGAAACTCTCCTTGCTTTTTCCACTTTTAGTATATCACTTCATACCAACTTTACTTATAAGTTAGTAAATACATCATTTTTGCAATGTTTCTTTTCTGTTTCTAAAACATATCGGGATCTGAATGTTTTTTCCAATGTTTACCCCGATGACCTGCCTTCTTTTAAATACCTTTTAAATAAACTCATGAATGAGAACGTATCTATAGAACAATTATCCATCCGCATGGTAACGGAGGAAGGTTCTATTAAATGGGTTAACTGGGAATTTCGTCCCGTACAAAATGAAAAAGGGGAATTAAATGAGATCTTCGGACTGGGTTTTGAATTTTCAGAAAGTGCTGAATTACAAAAGGAGCTTGTCAGAAACAATTTAAGAATGGATGCTCTTATCCGTTCAATAGATAATATAGTTTTCGAGATAGATAATCAATACCAATTTTTAAATGTCTGGAAGAGTAAAAATTCGGGATTATTTTCCAACATCGGAGAATTTTCAGGAAAGAAAATTCAGGAAATCTGGCCTGAGGATTTTTATGAATTATTAAAGCCTTCTGTGGAGCAGGCTTTATTGGGAGAAAGTCCAAATATTGTTCGATACAAGGACGACAAAGAAGAAGCCTGGTATGATATAAGAATTATACCTATTGTGAGCTATTTTACAAATCCGAATACGGCTCTGATTACTATTCGGGATGTAACCGAAAAAGTAAGAATTGAAAAGAAATTTGAAGAAGAAAAAATTTTAAAAGAAGCCATTCTGGCAAACTCAGAAAATGCGTATTACGTAATAGATGAATTATTGAATATAATAAAAGTTAATTCACAGGCAAATAATTTAAAAGAAGCATTGCAGATTATAAAAAGTAAAATCCCCTCCATAACAACAAAACAGAAGTGGGAAGAAGAGCTTCTTATAAAAACTATAGACTACCCGGAAGGAAAATTTTTTCAATTAATCAGCGTTCCTTTGCAAAGAAAGAGTAAGAAGAAAATCGCCTGGTTATGCACATTAGTCGATATTCATAAACGGAAACTCTATGAAAAAACCATAGTAGATTTAAACGAGGAGTTAGAAAAAAAAATTTTAGAAAGATCCCTGGAGCTACAAACAAAGAATGAACAATTAGAAAATGAAATTATTGAAAGAAAAAAAGCTGTCCTCGAACTTGAAAGTGCCTATCGAAATGTAAGCTCCTACCATACGGCTATAGAAAAATCTTCCATCGTTTTTTACACCAATGATAGGGGAGAGATTTCCTATGTAAATGATAAACTCTGTCATACCTTCGGTTTCAACAGGGAAGATTTAATTGGTAAAACTCCGAGCCTGTTTAAATCCGGAGTACATTCAAAAGAGTTTTTTACCAACTTATGGGATACAATAAAAAAAGGAAAGGTATGGAAAGGAGAAATTTGTAATAAAGCAAAGAGTGGGACCCTTTCCTGGTTAGATGCAACGATTATTCCATTTTTAGATGACAATTACCGGGCCTTTCAATACTTAAGTATCTGTTTCGATATTACCGAGCAGAAAGAAGCCGAGAAAAAATTAAAGGATGCCTTAAGGAAGGAAAAAGAATTAAATGAATTAAAAACTTCTTTTGTAAATACAGCCTCCCATCAATTCAAAACCCCTCTAACTACCATACAATCGAGTATCGAAATACTTACAGATAAGATACCCTTCATTCATGACGAAGAGATTGAAGAAAAATTTAATAAGCACTTTGCAAGAATTAATAGTTCGATAGAAAGAATTGTAAGCTTACTCAATGATGTTTTGATACTGGGTCGAATTGAAGCAGGTAGAATGCCATTTAAGCCGGAAAAAGTATATTTGACCGTTTTATTGGAAAAAATTTTAGAAGAAAATTTTTTAGATATGGAAGATAAAAGAAAAGCAAAGCTTATAATAAAAAATAAAGAGAGAGAAGTATTTATTGATATATCTAACATGCGAAATGCTTTAATTAATCTCATTGCAAATGCTTTTAAATATTCCAAAGATTGTCCTCCTCCTGAAATATTATTGAAATTTAAGAGTTCAGGAATACTGATAAAAATCAGAGATTATGGTATAGGAATACCGGATACTGAAAAAGATAAAATATTTACAACATTTTACCGTGCCAGTAATACTGGAGGAATTAATGGTACAGGTTTAGGACTTGTGATTGCAAAGCAACTTATCGAAAATCACAGGGGCACTTTAAGTTTTAGGTCCAATAGACAGAAAGGAACCACATTTATTATTAAACTCGGAGAAAATGTATATGGAAGTAATTTTGGTAGTTGA
- a CDS encoding AEC family transporter: protein MNKVGLFFFVTFLPLSLGFLARRQGFLKEERGKFLFLIGMIFFESPIVVLILWKLTLNRDYLYLPLLGFSLVLFAGLTGFGFAKKLFREKKEQGAMVLASALSNQGFLLGGFICFLFFGQEGYALSVVYILYFHFTIFFICFPVARYFSSSETISLLKMIRNTLFDIRSLPMLALIFGVLLNLLNVPFSEQLTGILDFVIPFTTFYFMFSIGLQLRLEFSYFFRREAYIIWLIKFILTPLLAYLIILYTGMKGLVAKIIFIESFTPAAAYSIMISTLFDLDKALASRLFVTSTLFFLFIIFPIVVFLLNVLTF, encoded by the coding sequence ATGAATAAAGTCGGACTTTTCTTTTTCGTGACTTTCCTTCCTTTAAGTCTGGGTTTTTTAGCAAGGCGACAGGGATTTTTAAAAGAAGAGAGGGGAAAGTTTCTCTTTTTAATAGGTATGATTTTTTTTGAAAGCCCTATAGTAGTCCTGATTCTCTGGAAACTTACATTAAATAGGGATTATTTATATCTTCCTTTATTAGGATTTTCTCTGGTACTATTCGCAGGGCTTACCGGTTTTGGATTTGCAAAGAAACTTTTTCGAGAAAAAAAAGAGCAGGGAGCTATGGTTCTGGCTTCAGCCTTATCGAATCAGGGTTTTTTACTGGGAGGTTTCATCTGTTTCTTGTTTTTCGGTCAGGAAGGGTATGCCTTAAGTGTAGTCTACATCCTCTATTTTCACTTTACGATCTTTTTTATTTGTTTTCCGGTGGCTCGATATTTTTCCAGTTCGGAAACGATTTCCCTTTTGAAAATGATTCGTAATACTTTATTTGATATTCGCTCTCTTCCCATGCTCGCACTTATCTTCGGGGTTTTATTAAATCTATTGAATGTTCCTTTTTCTGAGCAGCTTACCGGAATTTTAGATTTTGTGATTCCCTTTACCACATTTTATTTTATGTTTTCCATAGGCCTACAACTTCGTCTGGAATTCAGCTATTTTTTCCGGAGAGAAGCATATATTATCTGGTTAATCAAATTCATTCTGACTCCTCTATTAGCTTATTTAATTATTTTATATACAGGTATGAAGGGCCTGGTGGCAAAAATAATCTTCATAGAATCTTTTACTCCGGCGGCTGCTTACTCGATTATGATATCAACTCTGTTTGACCTCGATAAAGCTCTTGCCAGCCGTTTATTTGTTACCAGCACCCTATTTTTTCTATTTATTATTTTTCCTATTGTAGTGTTTTTACTAAATGTCCTGACATTTTGA
- a CDS encoding ATP-binding protein: MKLDHLLTVRAGLQNCQDCKGVGIILDELLPGSRSGELAACHCMTDSCKTCFSKGKAPYLSYDSERDRMVPCECHEARVHISRLNTLMGRAKIPSKYRFRFLSSIDFEGDSMISLLAACDWADELVNHFPDTAYWKNRKKGMHLWGGTGSGKTLLACAILNELIFRYGIKCRYVKINDFLNSLRETYQKTSEFHGQERSIGEEFMSVDVLVIDDFGVQKDTEWANSKLYDLIDSRYEREKTTLLTSNDSPEEWKERGEGRVYSRLCEMTQDLHIECPDYRLRF, from the coding sequence ATGAAGCTGGATCATTTACTCACAGTAAGAGCCGGGTTACAGAATTGCCAGGATTGTAAGGGAGTCGGGATTATTCTCGATGAGCTTTTACCGGGAAGTCGATCAGGAGAATTGGCTGCCTGTCACTGTATGACTGATTCCTGTAAAACCTGTTTTTCGAAAGGTAAGGCTCCTTATCTTTCCTATGACTCGGAACGGGACAGAATGGTTCCCTGTGAGTGTCATGAAGCGAGGGTGCATATCAGCCGTTTGAATACGCTTATGGGCAGGGCAAAGATTCCCTCGAAATATCGCTTTCGTTTTTTATCGTCCATCGACTTTGAAGGAGATTCCATGATATCTCTTCTGGCTGCCTGTGATTGGGCCGATGAACTGGTAAATCACTTCCCTGATACGGCTTACTGGAAAAATCGAAAAAAGGGAATGCATCTCTGGGGTGGAACCGGTTCCGGGAAGACACTTCTTGCCTGTGCAATATTGAATGAACTCATTTTTCGCTACGGGATCAAATGCCGGTATGTTAAAATTAATGATTTTCTAAACAGTCTCCGGGAAACCTATCAAAAAACTTCGGAATTTCACGGTCAGGAAAGGTCTATTGGTGAAGAATTTATGAGTGTGGATGTGCTGGTCATCGATGATTTCGGGGTTCAGAAAGATACAGAATGGGCCAATTCCAAGCTCTATGATCTGATAGATTCTCGTTACGAAAGAGAAAAGACAACTCTCTTAACTTCCAATGATTCTCCGGAGGAATGGAAGGAGAGAGGAGAAGGCAGGGTTTATTCGAGGCTCTGTGAAATGACTCAAGATCTACATATTGAATGTCCGGATTACCGCTTGAGGTTCTAA
- the folK gene encoding 2-amino-4-hydroxy-6-hydroxymethyldihydropteridine diphosphokinase, with translation MPKLAFISIGSNMGDRNQYIRLSLCNIKVLPQTHLLKVSRIMETKALEVVEQPDFLNCIAKIQTSLEPLELLKELQKMEVEIGRIRRYDKGPREIDLDILSYGRCKIEEAILKIPHHSLYTRPFIRELLEEMGEDEPYKVESR, from the coding sequence ATGCCAAAACTTGCCTTTATCAGCATCGGTTCAAATATGGGGGATAGGAATCAATATATTCGACTTTCCTTATGCAATATAAAAGTTCTGCCACAAACCCATCTTCTTAAAGTTTCCCGGATTATGGAAACAAAAGCCCTGGAGGTTGTCGAGCAGCCGGATTTTTTAAACTGCATTGCCAAAATCCAGACCTCCCTCGAACCTCTTGAGCTTTTAAAAGAACTACAAAAAATGGAAGTGGAAATTGGAAGAATCAGACGGTACGACAAAGGCCCCAGGGAAATTGACCTGGATATCCTTTCGTATGGCAGATGCAAAATAGAAGAAGCTATATTAAAGATACCACATCATTCTTTATATACAAGACCCTTTATCCGGGAACTTCTGGAAGAAATGGGAGAAGATGAACCCTATAAGGTGGAATCACGATGA